ACGGGAAGCCGCCACCGACATCGATGATGTCGACCGTGACCGCCGCATCGACGATTGCAGCGCGAACGCGTTCGATAGCGTCGCTATAGGCCTGAGGGCTCATCGCCTGGCTGCCGACATGGAAGCAGATGCCGAGCGCATCGGCCGCCTGACGGGTCGCCATCAGCAGTTCGCGGGTCTCGCCCAGTTCAGCGCCGAATTTGGATGCGAGGCTGAGTTCCGAATGTTCGGAGGACACGCGCAGCCGCACGCAAAGCTCAAGGTCGGTCGCATCGTTCGTGGCGCGCATGATCTTGGCCAGCTCGTCGAGCGTATCGAGCGAGAAGGTACGCACGCCATGGACATGGTAAGCCTCCGCGATCGCTTCCTCGGCCTTGACCGGGTGCATGAAGCAGAGCTTCGCCTGACCCTGTTCGGCATTGGCCAGCGTTTCCGCGACCAGACGCACTTCCGCGATGGACGCCACGTCGAAATGCGTGATGCCCGACGCGAACAGCGTACGGATCAGATCAGGAGACGGATTCGCCTTGACCGCATAGAGCGAGCGCCCCGGAAACTTCTCAGAGAAGAATCGGGCGGCCCGGGCCGCAGCCTGGGGACGAATCAGCGTTACCGGTGCTGCCGGTGTGAGGGTGGTCGCTACCCCCAGCGCGCTATGATGCTTGTGCAACTCAAGGGACCTCCAGTGTAGTTTGTGGGCATTCAAGCTGCCTTGCGGTGGAAGTCCCATGGGGCAGCGGAGGGCCCGTATATGCCCCCCATCCCCCCCTGTAAAGCGCATGTGTAAATTTTGTTGCGCGGCCGGCTACGAAACGTGCGTCAGGAAAGACGGGACTTGAAATCTTCGTAGGAAAACTGGCGGATTTGCTTGAGTTCGTCGGTTTTGGAGTTCCACAGCCAGATGGCGGGCAGGGGCACGCCATTGAATGTGTTGGTCTTTACCATCGAATAATGCGCCTGATCGAGGAAGGCGATCCGCCGTCCCGGAGTCGCGCCACCGGGGACTCGATAATCGCCGATGATGTCGCCTGCGAGGCAGGAGGGGCCACCGAGTCGAGTCGGTTTGCCTTCGCCTTCCTCGTGAAGCATGGCGGGACGATAGGGGGCCTCAATGACGTCGGGCATGTGACATGTGGCCGAGATATCGGTGATCGCCACCGGCATGCCGTTATCAATGACGTCGAGGATTTCGCCGATCAGGATGCCCGCATCGAGCGCCATGGCCTCACCCGGCTCGATGTAGAGTTCCAGCCCGGTTTCCGCCTTGATCCGTTTGAGGAAGGCGATGAGGTCGTCGATCTGATAGTCGGCGCGGGTGACGTGATGGCCACCGCCAAAGTTCAGCCATTTCAGTCCGCCGACATGCAGCATGACTCGCGATTCAATCGCAGCCCAGGTCCGCTGGAGCGGCAGAAAATCCTGCTCGCAGAGATTGTGGACGTGAAGGCCGTCGACGCCCTCCAGATGTTCGGCGCGAAGTTGATCGATCGGGAAGCCGAGGCGGCTGTGCGGTTGCGACGGGTCATATTTGGGGACTTCGCCTTCCGCGTGGAGCGGGTTGATGCGCAAGCCGATGTCGAAGGCGCGGCCCTCAGCGCGGGCAGCTTCGATGACGGGCTTCATGCGCGCGATCTGGCCGGGGCTGTTGAAGATGACATGGTCGGAGATTTTGAGAATCTCGGCCAGGTCTTCGGGTTTGTAGGCGGCGCAATAGGTGGCGACCTCGCCGCCATATTCCTCGCGCCCGAGCCGGGCTTCGTAGATGCCCGAAGCGCAGACGCCGTCCAGATATTCCGCGACGACTCCGCCCAGCGACCACATGGAGAAAGCCTTGAGCGCGCCCAGCACCTTGATGCCCGCACGGTCGCGGATGTCAGCCAGGACGCTCAAGTTGCGGCGCACCGCGGCCTCGTCCACCACGAAGGCGGGCGAAGGGACGCGGTTCAGGTCGAAATGCGCGAAGGCGGCGGGATCGCCAGCTTTGGTTTCCATGGTGCTTCTCGTCATTCCCGCGAAGGCGGGAATCTATCTCCCGACGTCGCGACTGGGGCTAGGGCAGGAGATGGGTCCCCGCGTTGGCTGACGCCGCCCTTCGGGACGCGGGGATGACGATATATTCGTGGATTAGAAATCCAGCGGCGCGTCCAGTTCCTTCACCTGCCAGGGCAGGCCGTGCCTGTTCAGCATGTCCATGAAGGGATCGGGATCGAACTGTTCGATATTGAACACGCCCTCACCCTTCCACGCGCCCGTCAGCATCATGGCCGCGCCGATCATCGCCGGAACGCCGGTGGTGTAGCTGACCGCCTGATTGCCGGTTTCTGCATAGGCGTCCTCATGGTCGCAGACGTTCAGGACATAGACGGTCTTCTGCTTCCCGTCCTTCACGCCGGTCGCTATGTCGCCGATATTGGTCTTGCCCTTGGTGGTCGAACCCAGGCTCGACGGCTCGGGCAGCACGGCCTTCAGGAACTGGAGCGGAATGATCTCCTGACCATTGTAGATCACCGGATCGATGCGGGTCATGCCGACATTCTGGAGCACTTCGAGATGCTTCAGATAGGCGTCGCCAAAGGTCATCCAGAAGCGGATGCGCTTGATTTCCGGGTAGAATTTGGCGAGTGATTCCAGTTCCTCATGATACATGAGATACATGTTCTTCTCACCCACCTGATCGAAGTCGAACACTTGGCGATGCTTGAGCGCCGGACCTTCCACCCACTTGCCGCCTTCCCAGTGGCGCGACGGAGCGGTGACTTCGCGGATGTTGATTTCCGGGTTGAAGTTGGTGGCGAAATGCTGGCCATGGTCGCCGCCATTGCAATCGAGAATGTCGAGCGTGTCGATCCGGTCGAGCAGATGCTTCTTGATGTAGCTGGCGAACACGCTGGTGACGCCGGGGTCAAAGCCCGAGCCCAGCAGCGCCATGATGCCCGCTTCCTTGAAGCGCTCCTGATAGGCCCACTGCCAGCTATATTCGAACTTAGCGGTGTCGCGCGGCTCGTAATTGGCGGTGTCGAGATAGTCGACCCTGGTCGCCAGGCAGGCGTCCATGATCGCCAGGTCCTGATAGGGCAGGGCCAGGTTCACGACCAGCTTGGGCTGGACCTTCTCAATGAGGGCGATGGTTTCTTCGACATTGTCGGCATCGACCTGCGCCACGTCGATGGTGACGCCGGTGCGGGCCTTGACCGATTCGGCCACCTTCTCGCAGCTGATGATGCGACGGCTGGCGAGCGTGATATGGCTGAAAATGTCACTGTTCATCGCCATTTTGTGAACCGCGACAGAACCCACGCCGCCCGCGCCAATGACCAGAACCTTGCTCAATTCAACTGCTCCATGACTGTGGTCGCGCCAGACGCGCGAAAGCGCCCATATAGGGGCTGTGCGTGACAGCGCAAAGTCAGTCTGTCAGAAGCTGGCGCCGTCGACTTTTTTGATGGCTAGCGCATCGAGGTCGATGGAAGGCACGCAGCGCAGGTTGACGGCGCGTATGGCTGAGCCATCCGGGCCTTTACCCTCCGCGAAGGCCTGTGTGCCGCAGATGTTGCAGAACTGATGCGTGATCTTGTGCTTGTAGAATTGATAGTCGGTCAGCCTGTCCGCGCCGCCGTCGAGGGTGAACTGGTCGGCCGGCACAAAGGTCAGCACGAAGCCCTTGCGGCTGCAGTGCGAGCAGTTGCAGGTCATTGCGTCAGTCGGCGCGTCGGCGGCTACAGTGAAGGTGATGGCGCCGCAGTGGCAGCTTCCTGTATAGGGCACGGACTCTCCTTTCAGATGGCCTGAACAATAACCGCAATTGCGCTGACGATCCATGCACCGTAAATGATGGCAAGTGCCAAGATCGTCCATCCAGGTCCTTTGGCGGTCAGCCGGTTCAGAACGGATGCCAGGTAACGGTCCATCTTTTCCCTCCATCGATTTCAAATCGTTGATTGGGATATTTCAAGATGGTTGCCGCAACCCATTAAACCTTTCTAACTTACCAACCGCTTCAACCCTTCCACCGTATCCGCCTCATGCGCAGGCTTGTCCCGCCTGATGCGCGCAATCCGGGGGAAGCGCATCGCAAGCCCCGATTTATGCCTCCTGCTTTCGTGGATGCTGTCGAAGGCAACCTCCAGCACCAGCGACTTTTCCACCTCGCGCACCGGGCCGAAGCGGTTGATCGTGTTCCCACGCACGAAGCGATCGAGCCATTTCAGCTCCTCATCGGTGAAGCCGGAATAGGCCTTTCCCACGGGCAGCAGTTCGCCTTCCTCCGTCCAGCAACCGAAGGTGTAGTCCGAATAAAAGGATGAGCGTTTGCCGTGACCGCGCTGGGCGTACATCATCACGCAGTCGGCGGTCAGCGGATCGCGCTTCCATTTATACCAGAGCGCTGCCTTGCGCCCTGCCACATAGGGGCTGTCGCGGCGCTTCAGCATCACGCCCTCTATCGCGGCGTCGCGTGCGCCTGCGCGCAGGTCCGCCAATGCCTCGAAATCGGACGCTTCGATGAGCGCGGAAATATCGAAGCGGTGCGCATCGAGTGTCGGGACGATGGTTTCGAGGCGGACGCGGCGTTCCGCCCATGGCAGGGAGCGGAGGTCTTCGTCGGCGTCGAGCAATATGTCGTAGAGACGGACGAAGGCGGGGTAATCGTCCATCATCCTTGCCGTCACCGCCTTGCGGCCGAGGCGCTGCTGGAGGGCGTTGAAGCTCGCCGCCTCTCCGCCCTGAAAC
This region of Sphingobium sp. EM0848 genomic DNA includes:
- a CDS encoding saccharopine dehydrogenase family protein — translated: MSKVLVIGAGGVGSVAVHKMAMNSDIFSHITLASRRIISCEKVAESVKARTGVTIDVAQVDADNVEETIALIEKVQPKLVVNLALPYQDLAIMDACLATRVDYLDTANYEPRDTAKFEYSWQWAYQERFKEAGIMALLGSGFDPGVTSVFASYIKKHLLDRIDTLDILDCNGGDHGQHFATNFNPEINIREVTAPSRHWEGGKWVEGPALKHRQVFDFDQVGEKNMYLMYHEELESLAKFYPEIKRIRFWMTFGDAYLKHLEVLQNVGMTRIDPVIYNGQEIIPLQFLKAVLPEPSSLGSTTKGKTNIGDIATGVKDGKQKTVYVLNVCDHEDAYAETGNQAVSYTTGVPAMIGAAMMLTGAWKGEGVFNIEQFDPDPFMDMLNRHGLPWQVKELDAPLDF
- a CDS encoding type III PLP-dependent enzyme gives rise to the protein MHKHHSALGVATTLTPAAPVTLIRPQAAARAARFFSEKFPGRSLYAVKANPSPDLIRTLFASGITHFDVASIAEVRLVAETLANAEQGQAKLCFMHPVKAEEAIAEAYHVHGVRTFSLDTLDELAKIMRATNDATDLELCVRLRVSSEHSELSLASKFGAELGETRELLMATRQAADALGICFHVGSQAMSPQAYSDAIERVRAAIVDAAVTVDIIDVGGGFPSIYPGMEPVALENYFDAIHRGFESLPVSYSSELWCEPGRALSAEYSSVVVRVERRRGTELYINDGAYGALFDAAHIGWRFPVALLREEESEAELTGFSFYGPTCDDMDHMVGPFMLPEDVKPGDYIEIGMLGAYGAAMRTGFNGFTSETIVEVEDEPMASLYIDAVPVRRSATVIKLG
- a CDS encoding carboxynorspermidine decarboxylase, with amino-acid sequence METKAGDPAAFAHFDLNRVPSPAFVVDEAAVRRNLSVLADIRDRAGIKVLGALKAFSMWSLGGVVAEYLDGVCASGIYEARLGREEYGGEVATYCAAYKPEDLAEILKISDHVIFNSPGQIARMKPVIEAARAEGRAFDIGLRINPLHAEGEVPKYDPSQPHSRLGFPIDQLRAEHLEGVDGLHVHNLCEQDFLPLQRTWAAIESRVMLHVGGLKWLNFGGGHHVTRADYQIDDLIAFLKRIKAETGLELYIEPGEAMALDAGILIGEILDVIDNGMPVAITDISATCHMPDVIEAPYRPAMLHEEGEGKPTRLGGPSCLAGDIIGDYRVPGGATPGRRIAFLDQAHYSMVKTNTFNGVPLPAIWLWNSKTDELKQIRQFSYEDFKSRLS
- a CDS encoding GFA family protein, whose amino-acid sequence is MPYTGSCHCGAITFTVAADAPTDAMTCNCSHCSRKGFVLTFVPADQFTLDGGADRLTDYQFYKHKITHQFCNICGTQAFAEGKGPDGSAIRAVNLRCVPSIDLDALAIKKVDGASF